TCCATTCAGGCCCGGAAACGCCCTCAACCATGGATGCCGCGTCCGGGCCGGCCAGTAGGATGCCGGTTTCCTCAAACGTTTCACGTATAGCCGCCACCACATGGCGCTTGGCGAGATCCACATTGGTGGTGCCAAGGCTCTTGGCCCACTGCGCAGGTGAGGGGCCCACCCAGTCGGTGACGTCGTCGTCCGCGGGTTCCACGGTGCCGCCGGGAAATGCCACGGTCCCCAAGGGTGAACCGCCGGGCCGGTAGGTCATGAACGCCTGCAACCCGGTGGGGCTGTCTTTCAACAGCACCACCGAGGAAGCAAAGCGGGGCTTGCTGGGTGCGCGTTCGCCAAAATCAAGCCAGGCCTGTGCGGCCACACGTTGATCGGCATTCAGCGGAAAGATCCGCTTGCCTGCGGGCCTGAGACCCGCGGGATTGTTACTGGAATTCGGCAATCAACTCAACCTCAACAGGCGAGTCCAGGGGCAGCACGGAAACCCCGACGGCGGAGCGTGCGTGGATTCCTACCTCTCCAAATACTTCACCGAGCAGTTCGGAGGCACCGTTGATGACGCCTGGCTGGCCTGTGAATGAGGGGTCGGAGGCAACAAAGCCCACGACTTTCACGATCCGGGTGACGCGGTCAAGATCGCCAATGACGCTCTTGAGCGCTGCCAGTGCGTTGACGGCGCAGACTGCGGCGAGCTTTTTTGCGTCCTCAGCGGAAACGCCGGCACCAACCTTGCCCGTGACTGTGAGTTTGCCGTCAATAAAAGGTAGCTGGCCTGAGGTGAAGACATTGTTGCCGGCAACCACTGCCGGCACGTACGCAGCCACCGGGGCGGCGACGGCGGGGAGCGTCATACCAAGCTCCATTAAACGTGCCTCTATGCGGGAAGTACCTTGAGCCTGTGCGGGTTCCACGGCTAGGCCTTCTCTCGCTTGAGGTACGCAACCAGACCGTTGCCGTCGGGGCCGGTGATGACTTGAACCAGCTCCCAGCCATCCTCACCCCACTGGTCAAGGATCTGCTTTGTAGCATGAATAATAAGCGGAATCGTAGCGTACTCCCATTTCGTCATGCTTCAAAGCGTAGCCCCTACAGGTAAACTGGGAAAATGGCTGCAAAAAAACACCCCATTTTCGATACCGCCACAACCTTGGGAAAACTGGTTCTCTTTCTGGGTGTGAGTGCGGTCTGTGGTGTCCTGGTGGCCGGCCTCATGGTCCCGGCCGTGGCGCTGACAGGGAACACGGCCACGGCGTCCATCTCCTTTTTTGACGATCTGCCGGATGAGATGACCGTCGGCACTCCGGCCCAGTCATCGAAGGTTCTGGCCTCTGACGGGTCCTTGCTGGCCACGTTTTACAACCAGAACCGCACCGAAGTCTCCCTCGATGCAATCTCGCCCTTCATGAAGGACGCCATCGTTGCCATTGAGGACGCACGCTACTACGAGCACGGGGGCATCGACGCCAAGGGCCTACTCCGGGCCGTGACCTCCATGGCGAGGGGAGGCGACCGACAAGGTGCCTCCACTATCACGCAGCAGTATGTCAACAACATCATCATCCAGACGCTTGAAGCCAACGGCGAAGGTGACAAGGCCAAGGTCGGCAGTGACAAGGGCGTGGGCGAGAAGGTTCGCGAAATCAAGCTCGCCATCGCATTGGACAAGAAGTACTCAAAAGATGAGATCCTGCAGGGCTACTTGAACTGGGTGCTCTTCGCCAATGGCAACTACGGGATTGAATCCGCCTCGTCGTTTTACTTTGGCGTCTCCGCCAAGGACCTGACGCTTCCCCAATCAGCCCTGCTGGCCGGTGTAGTGAACCTCCCGGTTTACTACGATCCCTTGGCCAATCCGGAGAACGCCCTCTCCCGCCGCAACATGGTCTTGGACCGCATGTTGGACCTCGGGAAGATTGATCAGGCGCAGTTTGATGCCGCGGTGGCCACGCCGATCGAATTGAACATCCAAACCCACAAGAACGGCTGCACCACCGCCGTTCGTGGCGAGTATTTCTGCCAGTACGCCACGAATCTGATCCTCAACGATGCCGCGTACGGAAAAACGCGGGCTGATCGGGAAAAACTGCTCTTCCAGGGCGGCCTGACCATCACCACCACCTTGAATCCAGCACTGCAGGACGCGGCCCAGGCCCAGTTCGCAAACTTCACCCCCGTGGACAACAACCCTGACCAGGTGGGCCAGTCGCTGGTCAGCGTGCAACCCAAGACCGGGCAGATCCTGTCCATGGCACAGAACACGAAGCTCAACGCGCCCGAGGGGCAGTGGTCCAACGACTACAACTTCAATGTGGACCGTCTGGATGCCCAGGGTCAGTCCTTGGGTGGCGCCGGTGGCTTTGACGTTGGTTCAACCATCAAGCCGTTCACCTTTGCCGAGTGGTTGAACTCCGGCCACAAGATCAACGAGATCG
This region of Arthrobacter alpinus genomic DNA includes:
- a CDS encoding RidA family protein gives rise to the protein MELGMTLPAVAAPVAAYVPAVVAGNNVFTSGQLPFIDGKLTVTGKVGAGVSAEDAKKLAAVCAVNALAALKSVIGDLDRVTRIVKVVGFVASDPSFTGQPGVINGASELLGEVFGEVGIHARSAVGVSVLPLDSPVEVELIAEFQ
- a CDS encoding transglycosylase domain-containing protein, whose product is MAAKKHPIFDTATTLGKLVLFLGVSAVCGVLVAGLMVPAVALTGNTATASISFFDDLPDEMTVGTPAQSSKVLASDGSLLATFYNQNRTEVSLDAISPFMKDAIVAIEDARYYEHGGIDAKGLLRAVTSMARGGDRQGASTITQQYVNNIIIQTLEANGEGDKAKVGSDKGVGEKVREIKLAIALDKKYSKDEILQGYLNWVLFANGNYGIESASSFYFGVSAKDLTLPQSALLAGVVNLPVYYDPLANPENALSRRNMVLDRMLDLGKIDQAQFDAAVATPIELNIQTHKNGCTTAVRGEYFCQYATNLILNDAAYGKTRADREKLLFQGGLTITTTLNPALQDAAQAQFANFTPVDNNPDQVGQSLVSVQPKTGQILSMAQNTKLNAPEGQWSNDYNFNVDRLDAQGQSLGGAGGFDVGSTIKPFTFAEWLNSGHKINEIVDASVRRYPATKQWTNSCGVTTGEYDSSKPPSVDLQNADGDKGSFYKQVTAREGLYNSLNTATFATAAKLDICNIQKMMTATGIHQGNDPNLPYNLDYASSLLGSGEVAPVIMASAFATFASGGVHCDPIALLSITNAKGDKFPVPGANCQQTVKPEVAAGVVSVLQEVLVRGSGYQIPLKFPAAAKTGTTNDSQQTWTTGFTKGLVTTSWLGSATNKNTSNNGKLIANQRVDYVDGATYAGKAWQGYMNQVAGSFDVAAFDAPPASMVNPPVVAAPKPDTKDAAKPSDAPPAEKKD
- a CDS encoding DUF4177 domain-containing protein produces the protein MTKWEYATIPLIIHATKQILDQWGEDGWELVQVITGPDGNGLVAYLKREKA